In Nocardia sp. NBC_00403, the DNA window AGGAGCCAGAAGGTCGCCTTGACTCGCTGTGGGGACGCCGTCATTCCGAAAAGTCGGCACATGCCGGTCTCCTCCGTTATCCGAGCGCCGTGGCCGGTTTCGTAACGGCGTGCCCATAACGGTCCGACAGCTCGCCGGGCACTAACAGTTCGGCCCATTGCGCGGTCAGGTCGAGCACCTCGGCGGCGCAAGAGTGTCGTTCGGCCATGCGCTCAGTGTTGCGCTGGAAACCGCGTTGCCTCGACCGACACGCCCGACCGACTTCCTGGGTAGGTACGGATGGCCGACTTCGCTGGTTCGGCTACGGCCCGATGCGATCCAGGAGCCAGCGTGGACCGACCGTCACGGCCCCGAGCGCCTCGACTCGATCACGCAGTCCGCGATCCGCCGTCACGACGGTGATCGACCGGCCGCTGTCGGGCGCAGCGGCTGCCGCCACCACACCGACGATCGCGTCATCCCCCGATCCGTCCGCTGACACCACGCGCAGGTCGTCCAAGTCCGTTTCCTCGACGACTGCGCTTTTCGCCGCCCCCTCGAGCACGACCACCACATCGGTCGGTTGCTCCAAGTGTTTTTTCAGTGAGGTCAGCTGCGTGAGTAATCGCCGGGCCGCGCCCGCACGGTCGCGCCACCAGCCATCGGGCCGCGAGCCGACGACATTGGCAGCATCCACCACGATCAGCGGAACTTCGTCCTTCGTCACGCCCTCAGTCTCCTCCGCGCGGAATCCGGGGACGTTCGGTCTATACGGGACGGTAGAGCTCGTGGATGGGCGAGCCGGTCAGTCGTCGGAGATCGCGAGCAGCCGAGCGCCGATCGCCAGCAGTGCCGCATCGACACCGGGGCGGGATCGCAGGTGGGGCATCAGCGCGATGTCGTTCATCATGGTCTGCACGGCCTGCACCCGGATTCGGGCACTGATCGGATCCCAGTCGGGGTGCACCTGAGTTGCCAGGTGCACCCACTCCGCGATGTAGGAGTGCTGAGCCGCTCTGGCTCGGTGTCGGTCGGCGTCGGGTAGGTGCATGGATTCCGAGACGAGCAACTGGACCAGGTCGGGGTCCTCGAAGGCGAACGCGCGGTAGCTGTGCAGCAGTCGGAACATGCCGTCGCGGGCGTCCGCGGCCTGTGCGAACGTGCGGTTCATCTCCATCTGCATCCATTCGTCACCACGCGACATCGCGGCGACCAGGATGTCGGATTTGGTCGGGAAATGGTTGTAGACGCTGGGGCCGGAGATGCCGACGCCGGCACCGATATCCTCCATGCTCACGCCGGCGAATCCGTTGCCTGCGAAGAGTCGTGTTGCCTCGGCCAGGATGGCCTCGCGCCGTGATTGCCGGGTCAAAGACCCGAGGTGCTCCGTGCGCGCGGCGGACCGATCGGACAAGACGATCGGCGCGTCGACGATGGTCGTAACGACTTCCCCGATCAGGGCGCTGAACCCGGGCTCCGGAAGCGAAAGACTATGGAAGGAAAGGCTGTTGCCGGTCGCGAGCGCGCACCAGGCCAGCAGATCGGCCGCCGCCGTATCCAGCTCGGGCCTGCGTTCGCTGATCAGCTCGGCGAATCGCGTGCCGATGCGTTTGGTCACCGCGCGTAGCGCCGCGCGATCATCGACGGACAACTGGCGCGATTCGCGGCGCACCAACACACCGACCCGCCTGTTCTCCAGCATCGCTGTCACCACCGTGGCGATGAGGTTGTCGGCGGTGGCTGTCACCAGCACACCGTCCAGGGTGTTCAGCGCTTCGCCGACGACGGTGGCCAGCAGATCCTGCTTGCCACGGAAATGCCGGTACAGCGCCGAAGGGCCGATGGCCACCGCCTCCGCCACATCGCCCATACCGACCTTGGCGTAGCCCTTCTCGTAGAAGAGATTCGCCGCCGCACGCAGAATCAGCTGACGCCGATTCGCGGGCCTGGTGCCGCGGATGGGGTCGCTGAGCGTGCGCTCCTCTGACCCGCGCACCATGCCTTTTGCCTCCGATCATCGCCATATGGCGAGCGTGTGATGTTACCGCCTCGGCCCATTGCGTGCGGCCGCCGACGCTGCGAGGCGCTCGTTGTCGGCTGGATCTGACGGCGACCGGGCAACTGTCGAAAGGTAAGCCGCGCAGACCCTGACGCCGCGTGTCAGCGCCGTGTCAGCGGAGGCGGGCAACGTTCCCCGCATGCCGGACGCACGAGGTACCGAATGGCAGGGACTCGGCGTCGTGGCCAAGAGCCGATCGAAAGGGATAGATATGTCTGATACCGCATTGTCCGAATTCGTCGAGGCCACGGCGACCGAGCTGGACATCCCCGGTGTCGCGGTCGGAGTGTGGGTCGGCGGTAAGGAGGTGTTCGCTTCTCATGGCGTGACCAGCCGCGACAATCCACTGCCCATCGAAGCGGACACCCTGTTCCTGCTCGGCTCGGTGTCGAAGACCTTCACCGCGACCGCGCTCATGCGGTTGGCCGCGGAGGGGCGGATCGACCTGGACGCGCCGGTGCGGCACTATGTCCCCGAACTGGAGCTCGCCGACGAGCGGGCTGCGGCGGAGATGACTGTGTTCAATCTGCTCAATCACACTGCGGGACTTGGTGTGCGGCTCATCGTCGAAACCGGTGACGGTGACGACGCGCTTGCCGGGTATGTGGCGCGCATGCGCGAGCTGGATCAGATCGCACCGGTCGGCGCGCGGGCCTCCTACAGCCAGGCGGGATACAACCTGCTCGGGCGGATTATCGAGAAGGTCACCGGTCTCACCTTCGAAGCGGCGGTCGCGTCGCTCGTCCTCGAGCCCGTTGGGCTGTCGAACACTGTCTACGCGCCTGCCGATGTCATGGTTCGGCGGTTCGCGGTCGGTCACAACCTAGGCGCCGACGGCACCCTCGCCGTCGCGCGGCAGTGGAAGGACACCCGCGGCAACAACCCCGGTGGCGGTCTCGCGTCGTCGGTGTCGGATCAACTCCGTTGGGCGCGTTTCCAGCTCGGTGACGGCCGGGCGGAAAGCGGCTTCGATGTGCTGCCCTCCGATGCGCTGGCGCGGATGCAGGAACCGACGGTCGCGTTGAAGGGCAGCACGCTCGGCGACGCGTTCGGCATCTGCTGGTTCCTGCGTGCGGTGGACGGTGTGCGCACCGTCGGGCACGGCGGGTCGGGCAACGGCCAGTTCGCCGAGCTGCTCATGGTTCCCGAACACGCCTTCGCCATCACCGTCATGTCCAACTCGGGACCGGACGACGGCATCCTGTTCAACCAGGCGGTCGTGCGCTGGGCACTGAAGCACTACCTGGGAGTGATCGATCGGCAGCCGGTGCCGCTGCCCCACGACGAGGTGCGAGCACGAGAAGTGGTGGGCGACTACGACATCGATGTCATGCGGCTCACCATCGATACCGATGGCGAGGGGCTGACGGTCGCGGTCGGCATCAAGCCGGAGATCCGCGCGGCATCCGACACCGAGCTCCCTCCGGACCTGCCCGCGGCCGGCCTCGGACTGCTGCCCGACGACGAGTACGTCGTCACCGGCGGCGGGCTCCAGGGTCAGCGCGGTTACTTCACCCGCGACGAACACGGCGCGATCGTCGGGGCCGACCTCGCAGGTCGGCTGTTCACCCGCGCGCCCGACGCCGCCCAGTAGGCGAAACAGGGGCGATCCAACCCGCCGGCACAAGACCAACGGGACCTGGTGGCGGACGTTTCGGGCGCTGACACCAGGTCTCGTCGATCGTTCTCTGGTCAGGATGGGGCGAGCGATTCGGCGATGGCGGTACGACACAGACGGCTCGACCGCCTTCCTGACCCCGGCATATCCATACCCGAGCAGGTAGCGCGCTGGACGGCCCGCTTGATCTGATCGTGTCCGGGCCGGAGGTCATCGCGCAGTTGCCGCCCGATCGGAGTCAACGCCACCCGGCGGCTGGTCCGTTCGAACAGCGCCGCGCCGAGGCGGCGCTCCACCAACTGGATGGTCCTGCTGACCCCGCTCGGTGACATTCGCAGCTGCTCGGCGGCTCTGCCGAAGTGCAATTCGTCGGCGACGGTCAGGAATGCCTCGATCTCATGCCTTTCCATGGTTTCATGCCGTCCCACACCGGCGGGACCGACGATCGTCGCGTGCGAGACGGTCCACAGTATTCAGACCGTCCTCAGCACGGAGACCGGTGCGGCCATCGCGGGCACGGCGAGCCTCGGGCACATCGTGCCGACCGTCGGTTGTTTGATTCTGTTCCTTATCAACCTGGGGAAGAAGGTCACCGAATCCCCTGCTGCACAGGGGACTCCGGAAACCCCCTCGATCGATAGCGAGGCAGGGGTCGGCCTCCGGTCGGTATGAGTGCGTTCGGTCGGTCACTGTCGGTGTCTTCCTTGTCTGGTGTTCGGCGGTAGGCATACGACGAGTAAGTCGATCGAGTTGTGACAGTGCGGCCGAGAACGCGGCGGCCCGCGCCCGGTGTGAGTACGGTCGAAACCACGACATCGACGGACGGAGCCGACAAGATGACGAGTGCCGACGTACTCGCCGATGCTTACGGGCGTATTCAAGAGGTGGTGCACGAGGCGGTGGACGGCCTGACCGAGGACCACCTGGCCTATCGGATCGACCCGGGCGCGAACTCGATCGCCTGGCTTATCTGGCACCTGACACGGGTGCAGGACGATCACGTCGCCGACGTGGCAGGCGCGGAGCAAGTGTGGACCGCGCAGGGCTGGTACGACCGGTTCGGCCTGCCGATCGACACACGCACCGTCGGATACGGCGACCGTCCCGAGAATGTCGCCGCCATCCAAGCCCCTGCCGACCTGCTCCTCGGTTACTACGACGCGGTCCACGAGCAGACCCTGCGGTTCGTCCGAGGTATCACCGATGAGGACCTCGGCCGGATCGTCGACACCAGATGGGACCCGCCGGTCACCCTCAGCATCCGTCTGATCAGCGTGATCTCCGATGATCTGCAGCACGCGGGCCAGGCCGCCTACATTCGCGGAGTGATCGAGCGGACGAAGTAGAGCGTCCGGTGCGCACTACCGCGCGCTGAAAAATCAGACCGCCCACCGTAGCTTTCCTACCGAACCGAGGGCATCAGGCCGGTGCGCCGACCCAGGCGGTGAGGGCTTCGGTCAATTCGGCGGTGGTGGGTTCGTCGGCGGCCCAGGCGACGTAGCCGTCGGGACGCAGCAGTGCCGCGGCCGGGGTCGCAATGTCGCCGACGCCGGGGACGGTCCAGCGATCGGTACGGCTTTCGGCGGTGACGATATCGACCCGGTCGTGCCATTGCGGTATGGCCGGAACGTCGTTTCCGTCAAGTACCACGAGCACCGGCCGACGGGAGCGCAACAGAGTGTGGACTCGGGTATCGCCGCCCTTGGTCGTGAGGTCGGCGTCCGGCACGCGGCGTCCGGCCAGTGGATGGTCGACTTTGGTGTCGTAGCGGATATCGAGGGCGGTGATCATGAGGCCGAGGCGGTGGCGCACCTGGTCCATGTCGATCAGGTCGCTCATGATGTCGCGCAGCGCGTCGGTATGCGGGCCGGACCGTGACAGTGCCGTCTGGGCTCTCGTGTTGTGCAGGACGCGGGCGGCGATGGGGTGGCGCTCGGTCTCGTAGGTGTCGAGCAGTTCGTCGGATGCGTTGCCGCGCAGGGTCGCAGCGAGCTTCCAGCCGAGGTTGACCGCATCCTGCACGCCCAGATTCTGGCCCTGGCCGCCGGCCGGGTAGTGGATGTGGGCGGCGTCGCCCGCCAGGAACACCCGGCCGACGCGGTAGCGGTCGGCCTGTCGCGCGGCGTCGCCGTAGTGCGTCACCCAGCGCGGGCTGTGCATACCGAAGTCGGTGCCCGCGAGCTCGATGAAGTTGTCGCGGAAGTCCTCGAAGGTCAGCTCGGCGCCGCGCTCGAGGACACGGTCGTGCCGTTGCACGACCAGCCGGTACCCGCCGGGCTCGAATTGCACCGCCGAGAAATCGCCCGCACCGCCGCGCTGACCGAAGAAGGGCTGCGCGGGCGGATCGGTGAGTTCGACGTCGGCGATCATGCCGGTCACGGTCGCGTCGGTGCCTGCGAAGTCGATGCCTGCGAGCTTGCGGACCGTGCTGCGGCCACCGTCGCAGCCGACGAGGTAGGCGGCGCGAATCCGGCGGGGCCCCGCCGGTCCGCCGACCTCGACCTCCACACCCGTCGCGTCCTGGTGGAATCCGACGACCGGCGATCCCCACTGCACCAACGCGCCCAATTCTGTTGCGCGCCGATCGAGTTCGCGCTCGATCACCGATTGCAGCACGGCGAGGGTGTAGGGGTAGCGGGTATTGAAGTCGCTGAAGTCCAGGGGTAGTCCGCCGAAGTGTCCGGCCTGGATGCGGCGGCCCTGCGGGAGCAGGTCGTCGAGCAGGCCGCGCTGGTCGAGGATCTCCATGGTGCGGGCGTGGATGCCGCCCGCCCGGGATTCGCCGGTGCGCGCCGGAAGTCCGTCGAGCAGCGCCACCTCGACTCCGGCGAGTCGCAGTTCGTAGGCCAGCATCAGCCCGGTCGGTCCGGCGCCGGCAATTACCACATCGGTCGTGTCCACGACCACCTCCTTAACAACGTTAAATCCATTAACGTTGTTAAGGAGACCAGAACATTGTTAAGCTGTCAAGCAGTCGAACGTAGGAGGTGACGATGAAGCTCGATGCCACAGCCATCGCCGAGGCCGCGCTGGGATTGCTCGATGAGGTCGGCCTCGATGGGTTGACCATGCGTAAGGTGGCCGCGGCACTCAATGTGCAAGCGCCCGCGCTGTATTGGCATGTCAAGAACAAGCGGGAATTGCTGGATGCGATGGCGCAGGCCGTCTTCGTCGATGCCGTCACCGGGGTCGAGGCGCCGCGGCAAGGCCAGAGCTGGCAGGACTGGCTGATCGCGCTGGCCGGGCGGTTGCGCGGGTCGATGCTGCGCTATCGGGACGGCGCAAAGGTCCTGGCAGGCACCTACATCAGCGACGAAGCCATGTGGCGCACGGTGGAATTGACCTTGCGGATGCTCGAAGACGCGGGTTTCTCCAAGGCCGATGGCGGCCGTGTCTTCCCGATCATGCTGCACTACACCGTCGGCTTCGTCATCGAAGAGCAGTCCCGCACCAGCATCGAATACGCCGACGCCAACCCCTACGAGCCCGACCGCCTCGAACAAGTCGTCGACCCCGTTCGCTACCCCCGCACTGCTCAGTTGGTGGCAGACCTCTTCGCCGGCGATGTCGACGCGGAGTTCGATTACGGCCTCCGCGTCATCCTCGCCGGAATCCTCGCTACCCGAACGGTTCCCGAGCGCTCGTAACGAGATGCGATCACTGAAATGGTGATCTGGAAAACTCGGCTGACCGGTTCGCTATCGGCTGTGCTGACGGGTTGCTCAACAATGTGCTGTGCTGGGCTGCGATGTCAGTACCAGTGATGTTCCTGCCAGAATGCCCATGCGCCTGCGGGGCTGCCATACGCCTTTTTCATGTAGTCATATGTCCAGCGGATTTGGGTCACTGGATTGAACAGCCAGTCGGCGCCGTGGGTGGCCATCTTTTGCGGCGGCAGGGCCTGGCCGAGCCCGTACGCGCCGCTGGCTGGGTTGACGGCCAAGAAGTCCCAACTGCTTTCGCGCATGACGACATTGTCGAAGGCCCAGAAATCGTAGAGCGGCACAATCGACATTGCCATGAGTCTGGTGGCCGCACGGACCGGCGACAAACTGGAGCCGACCCGCGTTTCCGCGGAGCCGGAGGGCAACGTGGAATCCGCATGGGGGACGGTGGCATCGAACTGTGCGGGTGTGGCAGTGGCGGGAGCGACCCCGATGGCGAGCGCGCAGCTGGCCGCTGCGAGGGCAGCTTTGACGTGCGGCACGACTTGCTCCTTCGCGTCCGGTGAGTGAAGCTCGAAGCTGGTAACGCCACAGTCAGCAAATCACTGGTCAGCCCCACCGTGCGGCATACCGCCCGGAGTGTCGGCGAAGGAGACGTACGCGGAAGTGGGCTAGCGGTAGTCGGGGTTCTCGAAGTCGAACCGGCATCCCGCGTCCCACTCGGAGCGCTGATTGCCGTGCGCGGGAATGCCGCCGTTGTCCTTCAGCATGCGGGCAAGGTGCAGCAGATTCCAGGTCATGAAGGTGGTATTGCGGTTGGTGAAGTCATTGTCGGGACCGCCTGAACCGGGATCCAGATAGGACGGCCCCGGTCCCGCTTCGCCGATCCAGCCCGCGTCGGCCTGCGGTGGAATGGTGTAGCCGAGATGTTGGAGGCTGTAGAGGATATTCATCGCGCAGTGCTTGACGCCGTCCTCGTTACCGGTGATCAGGCACCCGCCGACCCGGCCGTAGTAGGCGTACTGGCCGCGCTCGTTGAGTATCGAGGAATTGCCGTACAGCCGCTCGATCACCTGTTTGGTGACGGAACTGTTGTCGCCCAACCAGATCGGTCCGGCCAGCACCAGGATGTCGGCGTCCATCACCTGCCGCTGCAATTGCGGCCACTCGTCGGTGGCCCACCCGTGCTCGGTCATGTCCGGCCAGACCCCGGTCGCGATGTCATGGTCGAGGGCGCGAATATGGGAAACCTGAACCCCGTTCTTCTCCATGATTCGGGCGCTCACGTCGATGAGTCCCCGGGTGTTGCTCGGTTCGGGCGACCGCTTCAGTGTGCAGTTGATGAACAATGCCCGTAGATCGTCATAGCTGGTCATAGTGGTCTCCTCGGGTACCACGACATGCGGAATCAGCCGGATCCGGATAGCCACAGGTCGGCAGGGCATCGACCTGAGAATCGAACGATAACCCGCTCCGCACCACTCGGCAGCCGCTCGAGTGGCACCGTCACCATCTCGTCATGGACCTACGCGGCGGTCAGTCGAAGGTGTCATACCGTCACACTAGGGTTTCACACGGATGTCAGGGGCAACCTGTTGTGAGGTGATCGCATGCGAATCGGAGAACTGTCCACGCAGACCGGAGCCAGCCCGCGCCTGTTGCGCTATTACGAAGAACAGGGCCTGATTTCGGCCGACAGAGAAGGCAACGGATACCGCAACTACGGTGCAGATGTGCCCGTGGTGGTGCGGCAGATCCGTGCATTGTTGGCGGCCGGGTTGTCGACCGAGGTGATTCGCGACATACTGCCCTGCGCGCACGGGTCCGCACCGCAGCTGGAACCGCATCCCGACATGCTCGCATTGCTGCGCAGGGAACTCGACGCCCTCGAGGCCAAGATGGACTGCCTTGCCGAAACGCGGGACATCCTGTCCTGCTACCTGAATGCGACCACCGCACTGCGCGATCGGTGCTGAACTGATCGACGGTGCGCTTGCCGTCAAATCGGGATGCGCGCAGTCGGAGCGCGACGCAGCAGTGCTGTTGGCGCCCCGCTGATCCAGGTCGTGGCCGTTCCCATGCCGTGGTGGGGGTTGGCCTCGGACCCTCGCCGAATCCGCCGCACTGGATCGGTGCGCGACGGATTCGCCGATGTGGCGCCGTGATCAGGTCACTGGTTCGAGGCTGGGTGGTTTCCAATCACCCTCGGTGATCTGAAAGTCATGTGCCATGGTGTGGATACTGAGCAGCGGCACCGACAGCAAGCGGCTTCCGAACGCTCGGGGGCGATCCGCTGGACGACTGCGGCGGGTCGGCGCGCCGGGCGGGCCGCAATCGTCCGGCATCGGCGATCACTTCAGCATGTCGACGACCTGTCGGGTGGTCTCGGCGACCAAACCACTGTCCGCTTGCGCCGTGGGATCGGAATGTGTTGTCAGCACCGCTATTACGATCGGCGCCGTGCTGCCGACCGGCCAGGTGACGGCGACGTCGTTGGCCGATCCGTAATCGCCGGTGCCGGTTTTGTCGCCGGTCTTCCACTCGGCGGGCAGGCCGGCGCGAATGCGGGTTGCGCCGGTGGTACTGGCGAGCAGCCAGGTCGTCAGCTGTCGTCGCTCCGGCTCTGCGAGCGCATCGCCGACCGTCAGCGCCCGATAGTCGGCGGCGAGTGCGGCGGGGGTCGTGGTGTCGCGCTCATCGCCGGGTATGGCGGTGTTGAGGTCCGGTTCCCAGCGGTCGAGATGGGTGACCTGGTCGCCGAGGGTCCGGAGGAACTGGGTGAGGGCCTGCGGGCCGCCGAGCAATTTCAGCAACTGGTTGCCTGCGGCGTTGTCGCTCTTGGTGATTGCGGCGTCGCACAACTCCGATACCGACATGCCACTTTCGACACGAGGGCCGGTGACCGCCGAACCGCCGGCGGCCGCGACCTCTGCTTCGGTGAAATGGATGATCTGATCGAAGTATCCGGTGTCGAGCGGATGTTCGCGCAGCAGCGCGGCGCAAGCGAGTGTTTTGAAGGTCGACAACATCGGAAACCGTTCGTCCTTGCGGTACCCGACGGTCTTACCCGAGCCGGTGTCGATCGTGAACATCCCGAGCCGGGCCTGGTGCTGCTGTTCGATGCCTGCCAGCCGGGTGTCGGGGGGCTGGACGGTGGATGCGGGAGCCGGGCCCTGCGTGGCGGACTCGCATGCGCCGAGCACTGGCAGCAGCGCCAACGCCAGCACGGCAATCCGCGAGCGGACCGGTGCACTCCTGTTGAGCTGTCTCATGGGGGCACCACATCACAGAGCTGGTGCGGCTGTCCAAGACCAAAAGGTGCGAGAACCGATATCCGCGTCGATATCGTTGCACGTCGGATGGGTCGTCGCGGCGGGCCCTGCGATATTCGTCCCTGGTCCGGCAATCCCGGCCCGCACGCCGGGGAACACACAGGCTGGTGCGGGCCGCGGTGAATCACGCGCTCGGCAAGCGGACGGCGATGAACCGGCGCCGGGAAACCTATGTCGGCCAATGGCTTCCCGAACCGGTGGTCACCGCGCCGGGCGAAGACGATGCCGCGGATGCGCTGATCCGCACCGAATCATTCTCCATGGCGCTGCTGCGGGCTCGGCAAGGCCGCGGGCCCAAGACCGCGCTGTCAGCGATGCTCGAGGTCGGCGTGTTCGGCTGCGGGCGCCTGGACGTCCGCGCCGCGCGCCGGGGCGAACCAAGTTGTGTAGAAGGTGATCGCCAGTGCGGCGAAAGCGCCGAGGATCGCGATGCCGAAGGGGACCGGGTAGTTCGCCATCGGAAGGGCAAGGTAGCGGATGCACAGCAGCACCCCCGCGAACAGGCCGATACCGAAGGTCACCAGCCGGATCCGCGCGCGATCCCAGCCCCGGTCCGGATCGCGCAATGTGGACTCGACGGTCAGGCACAGCGCGGCGCCGACGACGAGGTCGATGCCGTAGTGCGCGCCTAGCCCGAGCGTCGCGGTCAGGGTGCACACCAGCCAGAATGCGCCGCCCCAGCGCAGCCACAGCGGTCCGCGCCGGGAGTGGATGAACAGCGACAGCGCCCACGCAGTGTGCAGTGACGGCATGCAATTACGCGGCGTGAAATCGTCGAACGGCATGGATTCGACCGAAGCCGGCACCAGCGGAACGCTATTGGGCCACACGTTCGCCAGTTCCATACCGTGGCCCCACGACCCGAATGCGAGGATCGGCCCGACGACGGGGAAGACCACGTAGAAGATCGGGCCGATGAGGCCGAGTGTCAGGAACGTGCGCACGAGGTGGTGCCGCGGCCACAGACCTGTGGTGACACCCCGCAGCTGCCAGATGGCCACGACGATAGCGGCGACGGGAAGCTCGAAATACACCCAGCGCACCAGGCCCAACGGCACCGGTCCCGCCACGTCGAGGGCGTGGCCGACGAGCCACGACGGACTGCCGAGTGCACGATCAGCCAGTTGCACATAGGGATCGAGGACTCGCGGGCACGTCCATGCGGTGATATCCAGCCAGATCTCGCCGACCTTCGTCGCGAGAATGAGCAGCGCGCCGAGTGCGATGGTGTGTAGTGCCGTCCGACGCCGCGTGCCGGTCCACCGCAGTGCGGCGATAACCGCCAGTAGCGTGAGCACGATGGTCGGGCCATTGCCGACAGTGAACGGTCGACCCTCCAGCGTGCGGATGGTCACGAAGACCAGGTCGAGGCCGACCGCGGCGGCGAGGGCGGTCACGCGGACCCGGGTGGTCATGCCGACCAGCGCGAGCAGGAAGCCCGCCCACGGTGTCGTCGCGGACTTGGGTGTCCCGGCGTAGTCGCGGAAAAGGCTGGTCAGCGGGCCGAGAGCGTGGATATGGGCGGCTACGATCTGGCCTGCGACGAGCACCGATATCGCAGCGACGATGCCGCACCAGACGGCCGGCGCTCGACGCTGCTGGAACCGCGCAAGACCCACCCGCTCGGGAGGTGAGGTCGAACGGCCCTGCGCGTCGTGAATAAGCATTCGGTCATCGTAAACACGATGTGAACACGACCATGCGGGCCGGTTAACAGAGTCCGATCTCACCCACGATCGCGAAAACCCGTGGCTGCCTGCCGAAGCTGGTCGGCCCCGAGCCTATCGCGGACCGCGCAGCTGTTGTCTCGGTGACCCGGATCACGATCGGACCGTATCGCTTCGACGCACCGGACAGCGTGACGTGGTGCCTACGGCCGATGCCACTGCCCGCGGAAGTAATGC includes these proteins:
- a CDS encoding TetR/AcrR family transcriptional regulator C-terminal domain-containing protein, whose amino-acid sequence is MKLDATAIAEAALGLLDEVGLDGLTMRKVAAALNVQAPALYWHVKNKRELLDAMAQAVFVDAVTGVEAPRQGQSWQDWLIALAGRLRGSMLRYRDGAKVLAGTYISDEAMWRTVELTLRMLEDAGFSKADGGRVFPIMLHYTVGFVIEEQSRTSIEYADANPYEPDRLEQVVDPVRYPRTAQLVADLFAGDVDAEFDYGLRVILAGILATRTVPERS
- the bla gene encoding class A beta-lactamase, translating into MRQLNRSAPVRSRIAVLALALLPVLGACESATQGPAPASTVQPPDTRLAGIEQQHQARLGMFTIDTGSGKTVGYRKDERFPMLSTFKTLACAALLREHPLDTGYFDQIIHFTEAEVAAAGGSAVTGPRVESGMSVSELCDAAITKSDNAAGNQLLKLLGGPQALTQFLRTLGDQVTHLDRWEPDLNTAIPGDERDTTTPAALAADYRALTVGDALAEPERRQLTTWLLASTTGATRIRAGLPAEWKTGDKTGTGDYGSANDVAVTWPVGSTAPIVIAVLTTHSDPTAQADSGLVAETTRQVVDMLK
- a CDS encoding flavodoxin family protein, whose amino-acid sequence is MTSYDDLRALFINCTLKRSPEPSNTRGLIDVSARIMEKNGVQVSHIRALDHDIATGVWPDMTEHGWATDEWPQLQRQVMDADILVLAGPIWLGDNSSVTKQVIERLYGNSSILNERGQYAYYGRVGGCLITGNEDGVKHCAMNILYSLQHLGYTIPPQADAGWIGEAGPGPSYLDPGSGGPDNDFTNRNTTFMTWNLLHLARMLKDNGGIPAHGNQRSEWDAGCRFDFENPDYR
- a CDS encoding TetR/AcrR family transcriptional regulator — its product is MVRGSEERTLSDPIRGTRPANRRQLILRAAANLFYEKGYAKVGMGDVAEAVAIGPSALYRHFRGKQDLLATVVGEALNTLDGVLVTATADNLIATVVTAMLENRRVGVLVRRESRQLSVDDRAALRAVTKRIGTRFAELISERRPELDTAAADLLAWCALATGNSLSFHSLSLPEPGFSALIGEVVTTIVDAPIVLSDRSAARTEHLGSLTRQSRREAILAEATRLFAGNGFAGVSMEDIGAGVGISGPSVYNHFPTKSDILVAAMSRGDEWMQMEMNRTFAQAADARDGMFRLLHSYRAFAFEDPDLVQLLVSESMHLPDADRHRARAAQHSYIAEWVHLATQVHPDWDPISARIRVQAVQTMMNDIALMPHLRSRPGVDAALLAIGARLLAISDD
- a CDS encoding MerR family transcriptional regulator → MRIGELSTQTGASPRLLRYYEEQGLISADREGNGYRNYGADVPVVVRQIRALLAAGLSTEVIRDILPCAHGSAPQLEPHPDMLALLRRELDALEAKMDCLAETRDILSCYLNATTALRDRC
- a CDS encoding mycothiol transferase, with the protein product MTSADVLADAYGRIQEVVHEAVDGLTEDHLAYRIDPGANSIAWLIWHLTRVQDDHVADVAGAEQVWTAQGWYDRFGLPIDTRTVGYGDRPENVAAIQAPADLLLGYYDAVHEQTLRFVRGITDEDLGRIVDTRWDPPVTLSIRLISVISDDLQHAGQAAYIRGVIERTK
- a CDS encoding LysR family transcriptional regulator, whose product is MERHEIEAFLTVADELHFGRAAEQLRMSPSGVSRTIQLVERRLGAALFERTSRRVALTPIGRQLRDDLRPGHDQIKRAVQRATCSGMDMPGSGRRSSRLCRTAIAESLAPS
- a CDS encoding lytic transglycosylase domain-containing protein, which gives rise to MPHVKAALAAASCALAIGVAPATATPAQFDATVPHADSTLPSGSAETRVGSSLSPVRAATRLMAMSIVPLYDFWAFDNVVMRESSWDFLAVNPASGAYGLGQALPPQKMATHGADWLFNPVTQIRWTYDYMKKAYGSPAGAWAFWQEHHWY
- a CDS encoding serine hydrolase domain-containing protein, with the protein product MSDTALSEFVEATATELDIPGVAVGVWVGGKEVFASHGVTSRDNPLPIEADTLFLLGSVSKTFTATALMRLAAEGRIDLDAPVRHYVPELELADERAAAEMTVFNLLNHTAGLGVRLIVETGDGDDALAGYVARMRELDQIAPVGARASYSQAGYNLLGRIIEKVTGLTFEAAVASLVLEPVGLSNTVYAPADVMVRRFAVGHNLGADGTLAVARQWKDTRGNNPGGGLASSVSDQLRWARFQLGDGRAESGFDVLPSDALARMQEPTVALKGSTLGDAFGICWFLRAVDGVRTVGHGGSGNGQFAELLMVPEHAFAITVMSNSGPDDGILFNQAVVRWALKHYLGVIDRQPVPLPHDEVRAREVVGDYDIDVMRLTIDTDGEGLTVAVGIKPEIRAASDTELPPDLPAAGLGLLPDDEYVVTGGGLQGQRGYFTRDEHGAIVGADLAGRLFTRAPDAAQ
- a CDS encoding FAD-dependent monooxygenase; the protein is MLAYELRLAGVEVALLDGLPARTGESRAGGIHARTMEILDQRGLLDDLLPQGRRIQAGHFGGLPLDFSDFNTRYPYTLAVLQSVIERELDRRATELGALVQWGSPVVGFHQDATGVEVEVGGPAGPRRIRAAYLVGCDGGRSTVRKLAGIDFAGTDATVTGMIADVELTDPPAQPFFGQRGGAGDFSAVQFEPGGYRLVVQRHDRVLERGAELTFEDFRDNFIELAGTDFGMHSPRWVTHYGDAARQADRYRVGRVFLAGDAAHIHYPAGGQGQNLGVQDAVNLGWKLAATLRGNASDELLDTYETERHPIAARVLHNTRAQTALSRSGPHTDALRDIMSDLIDMDQVRHRLGLMITALDIRYDTKVDHPLAGRRVPDADLTTKGGDTRVHTLLRSRRPVLVVLDGNDVPAIPQWHDRVDIVTAESRTDRWTVPGVGDIATPAAALLRPDGYVAWAADEPTTAELTEALTAWVGAPA